A portion of the Gossypium arboreum isolate Shixiya-1 chromosome 8, ASM2569848v2, whole genome shotgun sequence genome contains these proteins:
- the LOC108468099 gene encoding nudix hydrolase 20, chloroplastic-like, with translation MASCCTAKFRFSISSCRAALSSRPFPASLMPSFPLFHSPFSRPMKPTNLRSVSASAAVSAGAASTTPTFSWDDVVRVSQPEFNPNDSSNLRGFFDKIKACNRGAELQSEFLPFVVEDQIVGYIHKGFAENLRSFEDVFILSKDNCDGGKVMLHQSLKSADDRTRAVREVIKCLAENELIPGIRNELFPVTSSYGAPVFFSLERAAVPYFGIKAYGVHMNGYVEKDKQKFLWLGKRSLMKSTFPGMLDHLVAGGLPHGIACGENLIKECEEEAGIPRTLSSRAISVGAVSYSDIDGHRFKRDVLFTYDLKLPESFVPNNQDGEVESFKLIPVKHVANIIKRTDFFKTNCNIVIIDFLFRHGYITPECFGYLDLLQSLKRGDCS, from the exons ATGGCCAGCTGCTGCACTGCTAAATTCCGATTCTCAATCTCATCTTGCCGCGCCGCCCTGTCCTCTCGGCCGTTTCCCGCCAGTTTAATGCCTTCATTTCCGCTCTTTCACTCTCCTTTCTCTCGCCCAATGAAACCCACAAATCTCCGTTCTGTCTCAGCTTCGGCCGCAGTTTCTGCCGGCGCCGCCTCTACCACTCCCACTTTCTCTTGGGACGACGTCGTTCGCGTCTCTCAACCCGAGTTTAACCCCAACGATTCGTCCAATCTCAGAGGCTTCTTCGATAAAATCAAAGCTTGCAACCGCGGCGCT GAATTGCAATCTGAGTTCCTTCCTTTTGTTGTCGAAGACCAAATTGTTGGCTACATACATAAAGG TTTTGCCGAAAATTTAAGGAGTTTTGAGGATGTTTTTATATTATCTAAAGATAATTGTGATGGAGGTAAAGTAATGTTGCACCAATCATTAAAATCGGCCGATGATCGAACTAGAGCTGTAAGAGAAGTGATCAAATGCTTAGCTGAAAATGAATTGATTCCAGGTATAAGGAATGAG TTGTTCCCTGTGACATCATCGTATGGTGCCCCGGTTTTTTTCTCCCTTGAGCGTGCCGCTGTACCTTATTTCGGAATAAAG GCTTATGGTGTTCACATGAACGGATATGTTGAAAAAGACAAGCAAAAATTTCTATGGCTAGGAAAGAGGAGTCTCATGAAGTCTACTTTTCCCGGAATGCTTGATCATCTAGTTGCTGGAGGACTG CCTCATGGAATTGCTTGTGGGGAGAATCTTATCAAGGAATGTGAAGAGGAAGCCGGAATACCAAGAACCCTATCCAGTAG AGCTATATCGGTTGGTGCTGTTTCATATTCAGATATCGATGGGCACAGATTCAAGCGAGATGTTCTATTTACTTATGATTTAAAACTCCCCGAAAGTTTTGTACCAAATAatcaag aTGGAGAGGTAGAAAGCTTCAAGTTGATCCCTGTGAAACATGTTGCTAATATCATAAAAAGGACAGATTTTTTCAAGACCAATTGCAACATCGTCATAATCGATTTCCTGTTCCGACACGG GTACATAACTCCCGAATGTTTTGGATATTTGGATCTTCTTCAAAGTTTGAAGAGAGGAGATTGCTCGTAA